The Oryzias latipes chromosome 8, ASM223467v1 genomic interval GGGGGTCACTGCTCAGAACAGGAGGATTGAGAGAGATTAATGGCCTTCTCGTTTATCAGCAGACAAGCTCTGGCAGTATATCATCAAAAGTGTTGTTATTCTGGTTTATATGGGCCAAGCGAGATTGCAAAGTGGGAGGAAAATCACCACACAATCACAAGCTGCCAATCTCAGCAAGTGCATCTGAGAGAGTTGTTCATCGGGTTGCAAAGATGGGGTAATTAAGAAGCTTATTAACAGGTAGTCAGGATAACAGGAGCTTACACCACACTGTGATCTGAATAAAAGTTTTATATTGTGAATGTTGAATATGATTAGAGTGGATGTATACTGGAAAAACACAGACGTCTTTAGCCTAAATTATAAGGGTTATGTGGGAAAGGAAACAGATAAGGATGACACAAcaaattaaatgttatttatataaGAGTTTAATTAAATGATATGTACTGTCAATATTGTTTGTTTCCTTCCATTTGTGTTTATCCTTTCGTATCCTcgagtttattttgattttgatttagaAAGTACTTTAAACCAACTAGCAAAAATATTTggggactttttgtcattttgagcTATAAAAATAGTTTATGAATCTTCCAAACTCACAagctccagctctgcctcctgtttcTTTCTTAGAGCCTTTAAACCAACACCATGGCGGCTCTCACAAGTCTCCTACacatttcctttcattcttgctgacactctttagcaacacatcacacctgaaaccgtcctccacctgttccaaccATCTTGCACATGACTTTTCAAGTCTTTCCCACTCTCTCTTTTGTTGTGGTGAATCCCAGTTAACCAACAGAGCCTCATTTAGCAAATCTAAATGTGTGTTCTGTAATTGTGATGTGAAATCTTAAACTGACACTTCCTCAGAGaatcaaaaaacataaatgtttgtgTGCGTTTCAAACAGAAATGTGACGCTAAGGGCAGCAGGACATGTGAGTATTTATAGGAGGTGACAGTTTATCTCTGGATTACCATGATCATGTTTTGTGCTGACTAATTTAGCTGCACTGACAGACCAACCTGGCCCAAGCGGATGAGTTCCTGTAAAGGAAGGGAGAACATGCTGTCGTCTGGTTCATAAAAACAACACCACAGCTGCCTGTCTGTGATGCTTCCTTTAGtttttctggttctggttcaaaTCTTTCAGACTccaatatttttgtgtttgattcCATCCTTCTTTTTATCCTTCCTTCTTTGCAAACTGTGAGGAAGTGGTCTGGCATTGTCCAGACCCGGTTGGGCTCTGTGGAGCAAACCACTCAGTGACAGCGGGGTGGCCAAGCTTGGAGGCTGCATCTGTTTCCAGCGACGAGCATCAGCATGAGAGCCTGTGACCTCACAGGATGCATTAACTATGACAGGATGCAGGTGTCCAAATTAGTATGAGTGGAGTCtaattttaaagataaattttGTTTCTTGAGAGGCTGAATAAATCTAGCAGAcccataaaataaagaaagatgtTGAACTGTCTGTTGAggtaagaaaaggaaaaaacattttttttctccttctgattCGGTTAGCAGCAGTCAGGAAATATTAGCTGTGGCCTAATGAGAATTGAACGCATGAACTGTTTATGTGCACTTGTGTTTGTGAGGCAGATCAACTTCCATCTGATCACTAAACCCAACAGATATTCCTCTATTCAACTCTTAGGATTCTTTTTCTTGCCACcgctaatgttgttttcatctaACACATTTGAAAACGACAGTAGAGCAAATTTAAGCTTGAGTTGCATTATCTTACAATATTCAGGTGAATTTCTGTGCTTAAGAATTTGCGTTTTTATAAACAAATTGAAACAAAATCTCATATGCTTTTTTTGAGGTCACATTAATGTTTAGGCATAAAATAATATAACTTTTAGAACTATAAAGCTGATTTAGATGAAAACTAAAACGTGGATCTGCATGTTTTACAGTTCCAAGCATCATCCCGAACAAATCTACACTTTTCAAAGAACACAACTTACTCCACTGTGCACTTGTACTCCTTTCAATGAGCTTTGAAGACTATGTTTCCCTGCACAGGGTTTAACCTACAGAAGGTCAGGGGGAGGTCAGTGGAATAAAGGTGCATGCAGGATTTACCTTCCGCCTTTATGGTTAAGTGACATGACAGTGACAGCACATTGTCTTCCGAGCCTGTCTTTACTTAAAAGGTCAAATGTGTTTCACTgtcagcaaagaagaaaaacaacaaagaacaatAAAAGGACAGATACAGCAGAGATGCTTttgatgtttctttaaaaaaaaaaaaagagttattttTGGAATAGTATATTTAGCCTTCCTAAAACAATACATCAActaaatgttatatttaaaattgCACATGGTGGTTCATAATTCAGCTTTATGATGCTGGTACCCAACACAAATAAATTCATGTTATTTAGTTTGTATATTGCATTGTGGAAACATGCAATGAGAGGCAAAGTTCTTGTTGTGATACATGGAAATTTTGATgatttttgatattttgtttGACTTAGAATGAAAAATGGTTTGCTTCACACAAAGTTTTTTCTCCATAGCTCACAGTCCTGTTTAAGGGGTGAATTTATCACAGATGGAAATATTAACACTCTCTAACACCATCTGCTAAAGGCACACTTACTGTTGATGTACATTTCGCTTGATAAAAATCGTCTTAAAGTTTAAATGTGTAATTAATGTGCATCAATAAATCTGAATCCTTTCTCTGTTCAACTTAAATTTGATCAAAGAACACATTACGGTATAACATAAACAAActgtgttaaaagaaaatttcaacttaattttatttttttgaaaagacaAACCATAAATATCTATTTCCTTTGTTTCTATCACTTTGTATGACTTTATCTTGATGCTAAAATTGAAACTTTCTTGAAATATTAAGCCAGGGATGACTGTGATGTGATcactttaggaaaaaaaaaacagtgtaattCCAGTGCATTTTATCGAAACTGCACCTTtgccaaaagtaaaataaaggagGCCGGCTTTGGTTTGCTTCACTGACGTCAAAGCAGCGTTAGAGTTCACTGGCAGTTCTGAGCCACATCGCATGGCTGCTAAATAAcatcatattaaaatatttactgTGTGCACGTAAGCATGCTGAcgcagttcattaaaaaatatcccAGGAACAGCAGCACAACTGCTGAATCATTTTATCTGCAGGGCCCTTTGTTTCCCAAAATTACATCAAATCTTCTATTCCATgtaatctaaaaagaaatatatgCAGATGCTTCTTACACCAGAAATGACCTTAAATAAAGCTGTATTTCCTTctggttttaaaatgttcttttatacAAGTTATCTTTGGCTCAAAATTAAGATTTGATGGATGTTTAAAAAGAAGTGAAATGGGGAACTGCAGAGCATTTATGCACTCTTGCTGTGAGCCAGTGTTGTCATGGAGAAATGAGACTAAAGTTATATAAAACTCTGTGCCCTGTCTCATTCTTTCTTTATCATCTGCCTCCTCCAGCCAAAGCTGTAATATCTTATGGTGCTGAGTTACCTCCACCCTTCTGAACAATTACCCACCCAAGCAGATCCTCTGCCTGGCGTGGCGAAGCGTTTGGGTTATGGTGGACTGGGCGGAGCGAGGCTTTGTTTTTCCATCTAGTCTGGACTCTGTGGATGGGAGACAAGATTGGGGACATGGATTTCGGGGGAAACAGGATTAATGGACAGGATCAGAAGCGTGCCTTCATGCATCGAAGTGCTCATGCATCACACATGTGGGTCACATTTTTAACTCAGTTAATCCACATGCAGAGTCAGACGAGccgttgacccccccccccccccccccccccccccccccgtgtggaTTTAGACACCACACAGACAGATAATCCTTCCCAAAGTCGGACATTTGATGTCGACACCCCCAAAAAAGCGTGCACGTGTTCTGCTTATGTACAAATGTATACACATGCACTTTAGAGCAGGAAGTCAATGCATAATTCTTTCTTGTCAAACATACAATCATCAGCAGCACTTTTTCTTGATTTGTCCTTGCTCTCCATGACCAGATCTTGCTCGGTGTAGGTTTTCCATACTTGTGTGAGCTTCATCATCTAAGCGAAGCTGGCAGGACAGGAGAGAATAACCAGACTCAGGGAGGAAGGagcttcatttaaattaatctcCGCTGGACGACCCAGTAAAGAAGCACTGCCATTTTTGGGAGCAAGGAGCCATCTCCTTGGTGAGTACCATGGCAACAGTCGACATGGGCCCCAGCTTTGTGAGCCGCTCCTTTTCAGGATCCAGATCTAAAGTGGCAggccaggttttttttgttttgtgccgTCTCTTGCACTTTCTCTCTCGTGCCCATTCTTCTGTCTCTGCTTTTCTCTTACTGGCTGACATGGTCCTGGCCTTGTTCACCAGGGAAGCTGTGAGAAGACTACAGAGGGTCAGTGTCCGTGGGAAAATGTTGCCAGACAACACAGAGGTTATGTGACACTAAAGGAAGGCTAACACAAGTAGGTTGACTTAAGGCAGATTACCAGAGTCGAATTTTTCTGAACAGCTAAACTTTATATGGTCAATCTTTTACTATTCGTTTAAGTCAATATGATTCATCagatttagtttagtttatagGCAACAGCTGTTTCCTTGATTTATTAAgtgatgttttgatttttttcattttttaaaaagcttgtctTGTTACCATCAAAACTTAAAGCTCTTGACTGACAGTAAAAAGGCAGATTTAGACCATTTATCTCATATGAGAGTCACTAAATATCAATTACAAAATATAAGACCACAATTATTCAGGCAACTTTCAACATTACGTTACTTTTATTCAACCAGAAAGTTAAGTTTCCTTTGGATTGGAAATGACTAAAGAGTTTGCCAGATAGTAAGAAGACAATGTTTAGGAGGCATCACTGTGAAAACAAAAGTCTCTGCTCTCATTTAGGatacatttgaagaaaatgaTCATAATTTCACAGATGTAATTTTAGGCATAACTATAAGTCAAACGCAACAAATAATATACAAAAATTATTGTTTCTGcagtgtgatttttttccccttccacctcaaaaaacaatgtttttgtaaatcttttCAGTCGAAAACTCAGCAAATCATATAGAACCACTTCAAATTCTGAATGTCACATTCAGGAATTGTGTGAGGTAAAAGTAAAATTTCTGCACCGAACTTATAGTAAAGGTTCTGCTAAAGTAACTGCATTATGTCAGCCATTTGTGTGCAGAGGACCTACAGTATTTCCCATGTTCCCATCATGAAAAACATCTATTCATGCAAGATAAATACAGCAAGAAACTGGATATCTTTCAAGTTAGAAAACATATGGGCCTGAAACCAGGAAGACTTTTTCCTTTCAGTTATACCACGTGACTTGTTCAATTTTGTTCAAAAATTTGTATCTATTTTGGGGTTGTGAGAATGTCTCTGGTACTGATAAGGTTCAAATATTTGTACTGTTTCATAACATTTCCGCaagttttactttcttttttttttttacccaggcTCCTCACACTTTTTACAGAGGCCGTTAACAGACACATTCGCCATTTGCAAAATTATCAGTGAGGTAGCAGCTTTCAGCTGTGGCCATCGATAAAAATGATAAGACTAATATGAGAGCCAGGCTGCTGCAACAACATCAACTTTTTACTGTAATGAAAAATTagtaaacatgacagaaaacacTTTCCACTGTGGATAATAAAAGTTGTGCTTCATCTGGAGGTGTTTGTTAACCAGCATCTACATAGTAACAGGGCTTTTGAATAAACGTTCATGAAGAGTTTAGGTCTTtattttcaacacgtttttattgttttggctacgtttatttattttataggcttccatttatattattttaatttgtttcaataaaacaaaccagTTTAAAGTCTAGTTATAGTAAGTAGGAGAAAACCTAGAAGGTAGATTAACATGACCAAACATGACCTTTAATATGACCCAAAAAAAGTCACCATGAGACTAGGACAAAAGCCTGGAAAActaaacaaccaaacaaactaGACCATCCACAGATTAAGGCAGAAAACGGGTTTAGTGAAAAGCTTGCAAAACCAGCTGACACAGAGGACCCAGAGGCAGCTCCCTAAATACAGATGGCATTAAACTACAGTACAGTGCAGACAGCTGCAACGTCTCCATGGAGAATCAAAGGACAAGGGTGGAGCGTCCAGGAGATTCCACAGCCAACCTGCACAAAAAGACACCAGACTGCAAAATGAATCCTGATTTAGTTAATTTGGGTATAACTAATCTACAAGCTGATAATACCGCTTCTTCCACCGTTTTGCTTTTACTCCACCCCATCTATTTTATCATTGAAAGGAGATGtacattttgtcatttatatACAAATAGTTAATCATTAAAATCAGGTATGTTTGCTAAGTATCTTTGGTTTTCAAGAATAAAAATATAGGCTATTCTATTCCTCAATAGAGGTGGCTGAAATGAGCTCTTAATGTGCAAAGCTTCTGCACTGTCTACAATTAGcaatactttattttgttttttggttaaatTCTGGACCTAAGcaagcctttttttattttctgtttaactCACTTAATGCAAATAAAACTATGAAAACATCCATGCTGAGTATTGCTCTACATCATTTACACATGTTGATGTTGCAGAAATAAGTTGCTCCAGGGGCTTGTACACTTGTAACAGGGTGCATGCAGCACTATCACTATTTATCAGATTTTTAAATCCTATGAAGGTGCTTAAAAATACCAAGTAATTAAAACAATTCTGATATTAAGTAATTCCCTTggaatttgaattattttggaCCTAGTTTACCGATGCGCCTTTGCCTGATAGTTTAGTCATTTTACATCAAACAATCTGATTGTCATTTTTCACTATTTTTATAACTGATAACTGGGTAAGACTTTAATAAAGCATCTGAATGCACATTAAACCATTAgtatttttcacaattttcatTTAGATCTATGTTCAAATTGGttctgaaattattttattttaataatcatAATCTATGTCTACACTGCAGATGACATAACCTTTCAAATGTTCAtgtagaaaaagtatttttaaaaaacaaacaaaacagacaagCTGGCAAAAGCTGGggttttatgatttattaaattTGTGGAACATAAATATTAGGTATCATTCAAAAGTACATATTGATTATTAAAGTATTCTTTAAATAATAcaactttaaatgtttacatcacAAACATGCTGAGTACTGTACATGAAAGGCCTTGTTGCATGAGAGCAAATCTGTTCTTAAAGAGCCACCTACTGGATAAATGAGGAAATGCACAAATACATAAGACTAAGAACTCATTATAAGTATAAGTGTTTATATGTGTTTGTTCAAACGCAACACAGAAATAGTTTATGATCAGCGTGAACCCATAATGGACTGCAGCCACCCAAGGTGACGCGGCACTTTTTGGAAGACGTAACCATTGCTGCATTCGGCCCCCTCAGGCTGGCTCAAGATTCCAGTGAGGAAGAACACATCCCTGTACATGGTGAGCAAGGGGCTGCCTGAGCTCATGGTGCACTCAGCCCCTCCCGCTGGTGTGGTACAGCCCATCTTGTTGGTCATTATGCTGGGGTAGGTAGTTAAACACTGATTTAGCGGACGGTACCCCAGCTGCTTAAGGGTGAGCTGGTCCTGGAAAACTGCCTGTGAGCTTGTTTTCCATCCCGTAGTAAATGCTGGGAGCTCTCCTGCCATCAGTATGCTCTCGGCAAAGTCTTTTTCAGGCAGACAGGCAGCGATGACTTGATTACCAAAAATGATGCGGTCGCGAAGCTCGATCACGGCCAGGTTGTTCTCGGGGCGGCCTTCCACATAGCGAGGGTGGAGGTGAACTACTTGTACATACAGTGTCTTCCCTGAGCTTTCACTTGAGACTTGGTGTTTGCCTGTAAAGGTAGAGCCGGAAACAAAAGGTGAAtaacatttgatttaaataaaaattcaaaatgtttgaaaacctttttttaaatgattcttCATGCTTTTCCCCCCACATAAATAATTTCCTAACAAGCTGTTAAAGCCTAAACTCTACTGCTACGTGCACACACATGTCACACATCCTCAAAAACACACTTCTGAGACTGATAGACTCACCAACAGCAACCTGAAAGGAGCTGTACTTGTTGGCGCACTGAGCTGTGGTCAGGACCAGGTTTTCTTTTAGTATGACTCCGCTACAGAAACCTGAAGACTCTGCATTTTTGAGCAAAGCCTGCGAACAAAACAGAGAAGGTCCCAGAAACATAACGGAGAACGGCAGTgagggaatgtgtgtgtgtctgccctCCTACCTGCCAGGGACAGTCGGAGGACGAACAGGAGACTCCATCGATGTTGCTGACCTGGTTGCTCTTCCACAGACTCAGACTGCTCAGCCTACCGCAGGGTTTTGGAACTGTAGGTCCAACAAGTACATGATTACTTTATTTCCCACACAAGCTTATTTTAAATTTAGTGATAAGTAAAAGCACACACTTTGCTTAGgctagaaaaaaatcaattgtttaaagacccactccaatgtttaacatgtttttgttgcatttttctgatgatgaagaacatatataaagaaaattaggctagaaatgtgcatttctgagtacttccttcttcaaattgttgtgaatcaggagccgataccaaaatg includes:
- the LOC101156578 gene encoding coagulation factor X is translated as MCCGVMYTAVMFLLLGAAAAIHSSQTVFLEKQQATSLISRQKRAAEASTLEQACMEKVCTYDEAKRFFQDTYRTDIFWSVYIDGDQCAEKPCKNGAMCLDSVGGYDCVCKSGFSGQNCQEDLTLCVMEKDKGCSQFCKPGYVSYECSCAPGWKLSTTDRNTCMPAVPKPCGRLSSLSLWKSNQVSNIDGVSCSSSDCPWQALLKNAESSGFCSGVILKENLVLTTAQCANKYSSFQVAVGKHQVSSESSGKTLYVQVVHLHPRYVEGRPENNLAVIELRDRIIFGNQVIAACLPEKDFAESILMAGELPAFTTGWKTSSQAVFQDQLTLKQLGYRPLNQCLTTYPSIMTNKMGCTTPAGGAECTMSSGSPLLTMYRDVFFLTGILSQPEGAECSNGYVFQKVPRHLGWLQSIMGSR